A genomic segment from Amycolatopsis camponoti encodes:
- a CDS encoding FkbM family methyltransferase, whose translation MAHAVVHDRVTYQWGWITGAEPDKPLRVTMDLHSINPWEVSFLREEVGGYFAHGVELAPGATVLDVGANVGVFSATVYERLGGDVRIYAFEPLPPLYEKLESNGRDFFAGRLKALPFGLAAAEDELDFTYFPGATIFSSSWRDEGNVEAERKRVTASIVAMIRQGGMGPAARRVPAPILRGLVSRQLKVLNTLETHRVRVRPLSPVLDEEGIDRIDLLKVDVEGAELEVLRGIEERHWPLVRQAVVEVERWSENRDRVREVFATRGFTVEAEQDPVQQAADIGMVFARR comes from the coding sequence GTGGCCCACGCCGTCGTCCACGATCGGGTGACCTACCAATGGGGCTGGATCACCGGCGCCGAGCCTGATAAGCCTCTGCGCGTGACGATGGACCTGCACAGCATCAACCCGTGGGAAGTGTCGTTCCTCCGCGAGGAGGTCGGCGGCTACTTCGCCCACGGCGTCGAGCTCGCCCCCGGCGCGACCGTCCTCGACGTCGGGGCCAACGTCGGCGTCTTCTCCGCAACGGTCTACGAGCGCCTCGGCGGTGACGTGCGGATCTACGCTTTCGAGCCGCTGCCCCCGCTCTACGAGAAGCTGGAAAGCAACGGCCGGGACTTCTTCGCGGGACGGCTGAAAGCGCTGCCCTTCGGGCTCGCGGCCGCCGAGGACGAGCTCGACTTCACCTACTTCCCGGGCGCGACGATCTTCTCGTCGTCGTGGCGGGACGAGGGCAACGTCGAGGCCGAGCGGAAGCGGGTCACCGCCAGCATCGTCGCGATGATCCGCCAGGGCGGCATGGGCCCGGCCGCCCGCCGCGTGCCTGCGCCGATCCTGCGCGGGCTGGTCAGCCGCCAGCTGAAGGTGCTGAACACCCTCGAAACGCACCGCGTCCGCGTCCGGCCGTTGTCGCCGGTGCTCGACGAGGAGGGGATCGACCGCATCGACCTGCTCAAGGTCGACGTCGAGGGCGCCGAGCTGGAGGTGCTGCGCGGGATCGAAGAGCGGCATTGGCCCCTGGTCCGGCAGGCGGTCGTCGAGGTGGAACGGTGGAGCGAAAACCGCGACCGCGTCCGCGAAGTCTTCGCGACGCGCGGGTTCACGGTCGAGGCGGAGCAGGACCCGGTCCAGCAGGCGGCCGACATCGGGATGGTGTTCGCGCGCCGCTGA
- a CDS encoding sialidase family protein: MSYLNEEVEPVTRRFSTILLAAATTALSFAPAATAGPAHGCASSVAFTSGTEGYDTFRIPAVVRAANGALVAFAEGRRDSAGDSGAIQTVSRTSRDGGCTWGPLSVVDTNGDATAGNPTPVLARDGELVLLTGHNGLVSEKQIMSGQASAQDTRRVFVLRSRDNGRTWSPARDITADAKLPGWRWYATGPGHATLLRHGPHAGRIVVPANHSSSPPAGSPDVGTEAKYYGGHDLYSDDDGRTWHIGFTDDRTDGVVAANETSATELPDGTLYFSSRNQGSAAEHRVDGYSVDGGKTLVRPYRVQPSLSGTKVEGSVLQTTIPWLMLYSGPADPATRTVMQLRLSTDRGHTWHAGRTLTSGPAAYSDLVQADPATVGILYERGTAGPYEKIVFERVGLAPGQLGNVPARR; this comes from the coding sequence ATGTCCTACCTCAACGAGGAGGTCGAACCGGTGACGCGCAGGTTCAGCACGATCCTTCTGGCGGCGGCCACGACCGCGCTGTCGTTCGCCCCCGCGGCCACGGCCGGTCCGGCGCACGGGTGCGCGTCGTCGGTGGCCTTCACCTCCGGCACCGAGGGCTACGACACCTTCCGCATCCCCGCGGTCGTCCGGGCCGCGAACGGCGCGCTGGTCGCGTTCGCCGAAGGACGGCGTGACTCGGCCGGGGACTCCGGGGCCATCCAGACGGTGTCGCGCACGTCCCGCGACGGCGGCTGCACCTGGGGACCGCTGTCGGTGGTGGACACCAACGGCGACGCGACCGCCGGCAACCCGACGCCGGTGCTCGCGCGGGACGGCGAGCTCGTGCTGCTGACCGGCCACAACGGACTGGTGTCGGAGAAGCAGATCATGTCCGGGCAGGCGTCCGCGCAGGACACCCGCCGCGTCTTCGTGCTGCGCAGCCGCGACAACGGCCGCACCTGGTCCCCCGCCCGGGACATCACCGCCGACGCGAAGCTGCCGGGCTGGCGGTGGTACGCCACCGGCCCCGGGCACGCCACGCTGCTGCGGCACGGCCCGCACGCGGGCCGGATCGTGGTGCCCGCCAACCACTCCAGCTCCCCGCCGGCCGGCTCCCCCGACGTGGGCACCGAGGCGAAGTACTACGGCGGTCACGACCTCTACAGCGACGACGACGGCCGCACCTGGCACATCGGCTTCACCGACGACCGCACCGACGGCGTCGTCGCCGCGAACGAGACGTCGGCGACCGAGCTGCCCGACGGCACCCTCTACTTCTCCAGCCGCAACCAGGGGTCCGCCGCCGAGCACCGCGTCGACGGCTACAGCGTGGACGGCGGGAAGACGCTGGTCCGGCCGTACCGGGTGCAGCCGTCGCTGTCCGGGACGAAGGTCGAGGGCAGCGTGCTGCAGACGACGATCCCGTGGCTGATGCTGTACTCGGGCCCGGCCGACCCCGCCACGCGCACGGTGATGCAGCTGCGGCTGAGCACCGACCGCGGGCACACCTGGCACGCGGGCCGCACGCTGACCAGTGGGCCGGCGGCCTACTCCGACCTGGTGCAGGCCGACCCGGCCACGGTCGGGATCCTGTACGAGAGGGGCACGGCCGGCCCGTACGAGAAGATCGTGTTCGAGCGGGTGGGTTTGGCTCCGGGACAGCTCGGGAACGTCCCCGCGAGGAGGTGA